The segment TGTTCCCGATCGCCGGTGACGGCCTTCATCAGGAGGCAAAGACCGAAGAAGACGGCGATCGGCAGCGCGAGCATCCCCGCCATCCCCACGGTGAAGGCGCCCAGCTCCGACAGCCCGGTTCGGGTCGAGATCGCCTCGACCAGGCGATCCCACGACGGCGTCATGGTCAGCCCGTGGAACGCGCTCATCGAGAGCATGATCACGGCCAGGTAGGCTTCGTCGGCACGGTATCGGCGGGACTCGACGAGGTCCGCACCGGGGAGCCGGGCGTTCCAGGCCACGTTGTCGTGCGGGCACGAGCGGACGCACTCGAAGCACAGGGTGCAGTAGGTGTTGACCTCCATGGCCCCGAGGTACTGGTGGGTGGGGCAGGGGGCCGCTCCGGGCGCGCCGTGGTAGCAATCGCGGGTCGCGCACTCCCGGCAGACGTTCCGGTCGCGGGCGCGGAGCTCGCTCGACGCGCACAGCGCATACAACCCGCTCACGCGGCCGACGAGGCAGGCGTACCGGCAGAAGGCGCGTCGCTCGAAGATCAACACCGAGGCGGTGGCCATCGCCACCATCGCGACGCCGAGGACCGCCGTCAGCCACGGCTTCGTCGTGACGCCGTAACCGAGCTCGAGCCAGGTGAGCCCGACGAACAGAGCGGTCGCCGGCCAGATGTTCCGGAGGCGGCGCGGCCAGCGCAGCCCGAGGCCGAACGGCCGCCCCGAGCGCCGCAGCCGGCCCAAAGCGGCGATCCCGTCGGCGATGGTGACGAAGGGGCAGGCGGTGCACCAGATCTTCCCGAGGAAAAGGATCACGAACGCCAGCCACGTCCACCAGATCGTCCAGGTGAGCACCGGAGCGATGTTCCGCTCCGGGCGCTGGTTTCCCGCGAAACCGGCGGCGAGGACGAGCAGGAAGAGGACGAGGACCGAGGACTGGAGCGCGCGCTGGAGGATCCGGCTGCGGATCGCGTGGCGGAGGGGGGCCCACCGGAGAAGATCGAGGCGCGGACGGCCGCGGCCGCGCCGGCGGCGCCCAGCGCGATCGACTA is part of the Acidobacteriota bacterium genome and harbors:
- a CDS encoding 4Fe-4S binding protein, with the protein product MPRRTVSVLAILILLSPAVFVPAQAHAPVRPRPAARTIRGLPSLVWGCPMCETVRQPFPGRCPKCGMALVPIGAGTGRPGGGERRLALMPGVPDWLFFTGALGTLVVSFAVVDRAGRRRRGRGRPRLDLLRWAPLRHAIRSRILQRALQSSVLVLFLLVLAAGFAGNQRPERNIAPVLTWTIWWTWLAFVILFLGKIWCTACPFVTIADGIAALGRLRRSGRPFGLGLRWPRRLRNIWPATALFVGLTWLELGYGVTTKPWLTAVLGVAMVAMATASVLIFERRAFCRYACLVGRVSGLYALCASSELRARDRNVCRECATRDCYHGAPGAAPCPTHQYLGAMEVNTYCTLCFECVRSCPHDNVAWNARLPGADLVESRRYRADEAYLAVIMLSMSAFHGLTMTPSWDRLVEAISTRTGLSELGAFTVGMAGMLALPIAVFFGLCLLMKAVTGDREHPVRQLFIRFAYSLLPIALCYHLAHNLQHVFFEGMKLVRIASDPFGWGWDLFGTARMPIDAVLPVQVGWAIQVLLVLGGHIFGIVVAHRAAASLYPEPGRALRSQLPMLAGMLAFSFQSLWLLAQPMMMRTAM